One Urocitellus parryii isolate mUroPar1 chromosome 8, mUroPar1.hap1, whole genome shotgun sequence DNA window includes the following coding sequences:
- the LOC113176934 gene encoding olfactory receptor 2J3-like, protein MEKINGTSEGYFILLGFSHWPNLETALFVVISIFYLMTLIGNLLIIILSYLDSRLHTPMYFFLSNLSFLDLCYTTSSIPQLLVNLWDPEKTISYAACMIQLYFALALGTTECVLLVVMSYDRYAAVCKPLHYAVLMHPRLCQSLAVASWVSGFINSALHSLITFWVPLCGHHQVDHFFCEVPALLKLSCVDTHANELTLMVTSSIFVLTPLVLILTSYGAIAQAVLRMQSTTGRQKVFGTCGAHLMVVSLFFIPVLCIYLQPPTENSQDQGKFISLFYTVVTPSLNPLIYTLRNKDIREAVRRLMGRE, encoded by the coding sequence ATGGAAAAAATCAATGGAACTTCTGAAGGATACTTCATTCTACTGGGCTTTTCTCATTGGCCTAACCTGGAAACAGCTCTTTTTGTTGTAATCTCTATATTCTACTTGATGACACTGATAGGTAATTTGTTGATCATCATCCTCTCATACCTGGATTCCCGTCtccacactcccatgtacttcttcctctcaaACCTCTCTTTTCTGGATCTCTGCTACACCACCAGCTCCATCCCCCAATTGCTGGTTAACCTCTGGGACCCAGAGAAAACCATTTCATATGCTGCTTGTATGATTCAACTCTACTTTGCTCTTGCTCTGGGAACCACAGAGTGTGTCCTGCTGGTGGTGATGTCCTATGATCGTTATGCAGCTGTGTGTAAACCCCTGCATTATGCTGTCCTCATGCACCCTCGACTCTGCCAATCCTTAGCTGTGGCTTCCTGGGTAAGTGGCTTTATTAACTCAGCACTCCATTCCCTCATTACCTTCTGGGTACCCCTGTGTGGACATCACCAAGTGGatcacttcttctgtgaagttccaGCACTCCTGAAATTGTCATGTGTTGATACTCATGCTAATGAGCTGACTCTCATGGTCACAAGCTCTATTTTTGTTCTCACACCTCTTGTCCTCATTCTAACATCCTATGGTGCCATTGCTCAGGCTGTACTGAGGATGCAGTCAACTACTGGACGCCAGAAAGTCTTTGGGACATGTGGAGCCCATCTTATGGTTGTTTCCCTCTTTTTCATTCCAGTTCTCTGCATTTATCTTCAACCACCAACAGAAAATTCTCAAGATCAAGGGAAGTTTATTTCCCTGTTTTATACTGTTGTCACACCTAGCCTCAACCCTCTCATCTATACCCTCAGAAACAAAGACATAAGAGAGGCAGTTAGAAGACTAATGGGAAGAGAATGA